The Gallus gallus isolate bGalGal1 chromosome 33, bGalGal1.mat.broiler.GRCg7b, whole genome shotgun sequence genomic sequence tacgttgccatctgcaagcccctgcactacgggaccctgctgggcaccagagcttgtgccaccatggcagcagctgcctggggctctgGGCTTCTCCATTCcttgctgcacactgccaatacattttccctgcctctgtgccaaggcaatgctgtggatcagttcttctgtgaaatcgcccacatcctcaagctctcctgctcaaaatccTATCTCAGAGAAGTTGGGCTTATTGTGATTACTGCCTTTGTTTTACtagggtgttttgttttcattcttttctcctatgtgcagatcttcagggccgtgctgaggatgccctctgagcagggacggaacaaagccttctccacgtgcctccctcacctggctgtggtctccctgtttctcagcactgtcaTGTTTGCCCACCTGAAGCCCTTCTCTATTTCCCTCCCATCCCTTGACCTGGTGGTGGCACTTCTGTATTCAGTTGTTCCTCCAACACTGAATCCTATTATCTAtagcatgaggaaccaggacaTCAAGCATGCCCTCAGCAAAATGTTGCAATATGCACTACTCCAGCTTCAATAAAGTAAGCATTGTCCTCACGTGATTCCCAGTCATTGTTCTTCCTATTTTATATGTGTttgatcttttgtttttgtttgtgtgatACTCTAATCTGcaaaaaaatgttgcattttttccacttcttcttttgcgtctattttctgttttttcacgCCAAGAGCTCATGCAAAGATGGAACCAGGTTCCCTGAATAGGTGAAAAGACACTAAAAAAGCTTTccaaattacttttcctttgctcttctctctttctgccttGCCTGGATCTGGATCTGGGGGAGGTACAgccacaaacagcagcacaacatGCTCTTTTCATTCCTGGTCTCTTTACACTGCTCTCAAGTCCTTGCATTTGTGCAGACCTGAAGGTCTTGTGTgtctcaccacagccctgttGTCTCTACAGCAGCACTCCGGGGCTGCAGTCAGTAGGCGGCAATATGAAGCGCTGTGTCAGAGCTggtctccttgctgcagcacCATAACAAGAGGGGCTCTTCAGAGCAGGACCAGAGAACTGGAGGCCTCTTCCAAAGGAATGGTGTAAGGACTATACCTGAGGAGCTGCTCCCTGAGAAGATCTTCTGACCTCGAGATCTTCTGGTGTTCTCCACTGAGTGACGGGGACAGTTTCAGAGTCCCAAGGTGATCTGTTATGGactcagggcagtgctgtgctttgacatggaaggtggctcagcaccacacggttgtttgctcactgctgttatCTCAACTCTAGGAGCTCCACATTGGGCACCAAATTGACTGTGGTGGTTTAACCCgctgggtggctcagcaccacactgTGCTTTGTGCACTGTCCcctttcccagtgggatggggaagacaATTTGGCTGTACAACTTGTGGGCTGCAATAAGAGAGATCTCTGCTAAGAGAGatcaaaggaaagggaaatactTATGACCTATACTTATATATGTCTCACTGGTGTGTCAGAGGGAAGGGTGCCAGAGCAATATCCGCACAGAAGTGGTGGACCCCCTGCCCTGTCACAGTCGGACAGAGCTGACAGAGGGGGGTTGGAAGAGTATCCCAGCTCAGCATCACAGACACATCCCCTGCCTGCCAACCCCAATAACCCTGGTCCCACTAAGCAACAGGtttgagatgctggaaattgaaggggACATGAGTGGGGAGTCTGCCTAGCAGGGAGCCTAGGCTGAGGCAGTCACCCCCATGCCTTGAAACTGCCTCTgtcaggaaaggcaggaggggaattGTGGTGGCTGATTCCCTTCTCTGTGGCATGGAGGGCTCCATTTGCAGGCCCAACCCGACCtgtagggaggtgtgctgcctccctgggacCCACATCAGGGACATCACCAGAAAAGTCCCAGGTCTGGTTTGCTCCTCTGATTACTGCCCATTACTAATAGTTCAGGTAGGCAGTGATGAAATTACTCAGGGAAGCCTGCGAGCTATCAAAAAGGACGTCAGGGGTTTAGGGCGAATGGTTGAAGGAGTGGGTGCACAagtgctgttttcctctctccttcttcTGGGGTGGTGAGGGATATGGAGTGGTCCAGGAAATGGCAGGCTTTGAATAAGAGGCTGGAAGGTTGGTGCCACCACAGGAACTTTGGGTTCTTTGACAGTGGGGCAGTTAGCTTGGCACCTGGCCTGATGACTGCTGACTGGtctcactgctctctgaagGGAAAGCGGATcctagcccaggagctggcaggggtcATTGAGGGAGCTTAAAACTGGTTGTGATGGGAAATGGGAATAAAATGATTCTTACATTTTACTACtgtgtttactcacactttactctgcaTCTTACTCATACTCGTACTCTGGGTTTAACTCATACTTTTCTTTGGGTTTAACTCATACTTTACTCaagctttattctttcttttctccatgtgAGAAAAACTCACACTGCACAGCGGGGGTACTCACACTCTAGTCCAGGTGCACGCACACACTACtttgggttttactcacactttactaaAGGCTTACTCAAACATTACaccaggtttactcacactttactttaTGTTTACTCATGCTTTACTTCAGGTTTACTTATACTTTGTGGAGTGTTTACTCACTTTTTACTCAGGATGTACTCACAACATACTCCAAGTTTACTCACACTTTGGGTTTACTCATACTTTATACTGGCTTTTACTCAgcctttactctgggtttacttaCACTCTACTCCAGGTGTTCTCATATTTTACTTCGGATTTACTCACGCtatactccaggtttactcacaccTTACTTCAAGTTTACCTGCACTTTCCTATGGGTTTACTCACACATTGTTTTGGGTTGCCTCACACTTTACACCAGTTTGTTCTTACTTTTCTCTTGGTGCCCTCAATTGTACTCCATGTGTTCCCACACCTTACTCCAGCTTTTACTGACACTTGACTCCAGGTTCACACCTAATTTACTCCGGGTTCACTCACACTTGTTTCCAGTTTTACTCAcaagtttttctgtgtgtgccCACACCTTTCTCgtgattttatttgcaatttagTCCAGGTTTTACTCACAGTTTACTCAAGgtttactcacattttactcTTGGCTTAGTCACACTTTGCTCCTGGTTTTGCTCACACTTCACGCCATGTTTACATACACTTCACTTTGGGTTTACTCTTAtgctggagatggagaggtcagcTCAGCCTTGCAGAATGCTGACTCTCTAataatgaggctctggaaaggagacagaagctCTGAATAAACAGGGGTGTTTTGTACCTAGCCATAAGATGAGCTCTCTGCTGATTTTGAAGACTTGTTATGGAATTTGATTGCTTTCTAGCCAGTGGattgttagtggaaatgtactgaatatgtGTGTCAGAATACAAAAGGCTTGCTTTAGAAAGTAGAGACAGCATCATGATCATATGGTGGCAATATCCCCTCTGCATCCAGCGTATGTGCAGCACTGTTTAAACATAactgctttataactactctgtTGTTACAGAGTTTGAATTCTCCATGTCAGTTTCGTCCCTAAGTTTGGCACTCGTCAGCCCTCCTTGAGAGTGCCCGGTCCCAGCACGTTCCCATCAACTCAAAGAGATCACCACTTTGCTAGTCCTGAAAGGAGACCCTGGGAGAAGAACCCTTCTGCATGGTGAGAAGAGGCCGCAGGCCCGAGTCCcaggccccatccctgggccACTTCCCCACTGCGCTTCGATCACTGCCCATGTGGCCTCAGTGCACAGAGGGCAGCTCCTTGGGGCGGAACAGGAAGCAGCAGCCGGCATGACCCCTGGAGCTGCCCTAGCGCTGAGCAACGGGCCATCACATGGGGCTGGGGCCCGGAGCTGATACCGATGGTGTGCAGGGGAAACGCAGGGAGGGAAAGACTGAGGGGCTTCTTGCCTTGTGTCCCTCCCTCCTCATGGCTTCCAGGATTCTGCAGCATCATGCTTTGATGTATCCATGccgtttctgtgattctgaagtCACTCCATCCATCTCTGACACTCGGATTCCACACCaccacacacagctgcacacagaagCTGCCGCTCAACGCGTCCCCGCACTTCCTTCCCCTCCATTCTGTCACCCAGCTCTGGGGATGCCCGTTTGGGGCCGTCCTCCCACATTCAGCAGGGTTCCACCCAGCACCGTTCACAGCATTTGAATGTGAAACTAGAACTGAGATAGCACCAtcacatccagcagcagcatgccctgAGGAGGCTCAGACAGCAGCTGTTGCAAAGCCCATGGGCCCTCGGTGCCCAGGgacactgctctccccccatccacccagcCTGTGATGCCATCacagaaggctaccaggttggtcGAGCACTATTtcctcttggtgaagccatgctgaccaCAAAAATTGGCTCTCTAGATAAGGCTGTCTAGGGCCCCGTCCAGCCtgggcttgaacacctccaggaatggggcatccacaacttctctgggtcCTTCGGTCAGTTCCTCACCACCCTTAAAGTGGAATTTTTTCCTCTAACgtttatttttaagatgtgTGTGTGCAAGATTGTTTCTCGGTACTGAAGTGCCAACAACTGGCACTTGGTGGATAAGTGTGTTTTTCTAACTTAGCAATTTCTCAAAAGGTTCTCCTGAGTGCTATTACTGACATTGTCGGGAGTTCAGCAAATTACCAAATCATTCAGAAGGGAGGCATGGCTTGAGCTACAGTGATGGAATTGACTGCATCtgacagcaagaacagaaataattaaccTGCATATTGGTGTAATTTGGGAAGTTGTGTTAGTTTTATTAGTAAGGAAAATAGCAGGAcatgaaagaacaaaactgaaaaaacaatgaatataAGAAATGAGTTTTgcttcagtaaataaaaaataagaggGGTAAGAAATCCTAACAAACTGATTTGATATGCAGCCATTAATGCACAAAATCTGTTGTCTTTAGGTTAGaagcaaggaaagaataaaatgcttttgGTCTCAACCCAGGAACTGTTTaactgcattttctcctcccctGTGCTGTTGAGGagaggcagtgacagagcagcataAGAGGCATCTGGGAGCCaagcaaggtgagcacagcacagctgggcactgAGTTCCagtgattttggggtcccaaCCTGCAGCATGAGGCTCCATGTACGTTCCCCCCTGCTGGacagcccagccccactgacccacaggcagcccctggcagctctgtgcaggcactgtgtggagcagcatgcccccagcacagccctgacagcccgcactgcccttctgctccctcacCAGCTGGACCCTGCCCGGTGCCAATGTGTCCCACACAGatcacagccagccctgccccgGGCTCTGTTGGGCTCTGGGCCTTCACAGGGACCAGGCCAGGCTACCCATGCCCCAGTGCAGGTACTGAGCCCAGTAGGAATGTGGAATGGTCCCATTTCAGCCCTCAGCAGATTTTGGTGAAAAGTGCTGCTTTGAACCGCTGGTCTGAGGTCTGGGGCTGGTGGTAGCTTCCTTGAGcagtgtctcctttctgttcatgCAGCAAGAAGCTTTGTTGGATCTGTGCCCCGAGGGACCCTGCTTTGTGGCATCATGGGCATGGGGTGGTCTCCAGAGCCCCAGGATCTCCTCTGACTGCTCCGTCCTCCTGAAGGCTCCCagatgcagcagccctgcagcagagcacccaGAAGA encodes the following:
- the LOC121107939 gene encoding olfactory receptor 14A16-like isoform X1, which gives rise to MKCSSQHCDCMNIFHTEISDLNLCTPWTGPGAQKSQMANSSSISEFLLLALADTRQLQLLHFWLLLGIYLAALLGNGLISTAVACDHRLHTPMYFFLLNLALLDLGCISTTLPKAMANALWHTRHISYAGCAAQLFFFAFFISAEYSLLTVMSYDRYVAICKPLHYGTLLGTRACATMAAAAWGSGLLHSLLHTANTFSLPLCQGNAVDQFFCEIAHILKLSCSKSYLREVGLIVITAFVLLGCFVFILFSYVQIFRAVLRMPSEQGRNKAFSTCLPHLAVVSLFLSTVMFAHLKPFSISLPSLDLVVALLYSVVPPTLNPIIYSMRNQDIKHALSKMLQYALLQLQ